The genomic interval CTTCTTCACACCGGGAGAGATCGAGCGGCTGCTCGCCGATCACGGACTGGAGGTGGAGGAGGACGTGCTCGCCGCCGACCTCTCGCTGCGCTACCTGGGCCTGGAGGCGACCAGCGGAGCGGGGCCGCATCTGGTCCGTGCGCGGGTGCCGGGCTGACGCGGAAGGGATTGCGGGATGCCCTTTTTCGACGGAGCCCGGGGCCGTCTGCACTATCGGCGCTGGGTGGTGGAGCGGCCGCGGGCGGTGCTCGCGCTGCTGCCGGGCACCGGTCAGCACAGCGGTCACTACCACCGCTTCGCCCGGGGTCTGGCCGCCGCATCGATCGAGGCGTGGGCGCTCGATGTGCCGGGCCAGGGTCTGAGCGAGGGTGATCCGCGCGCGCCCGGCACCCCCGCCGAACTGGCCCCCGACGCGCACGCGTTCGTCACGCTGGTGCGCTCCGGCCGTCCCGGGACCCCGCTGATCCTGGCCGGTCACTCGCTCGGCGCGGCCACCGCGCTGACCGCGCTGCCGGACTGCGCCGGTCTCGTCCTCAGCGGGACCCCGCGCCGGGCGATCGAATCCGGCCCGGTGTTGCCGCCGAGTTTGCCGGTCCTGTTGCTGCACGGCGCGGACGATCGCCGTGCCCCTATCGATCCGATTCGGGACTGGACGAGGCGGGCGCAATCGGTAGGGTTGCGGTTGCGCGAGTATGCCGATGCCGGGCACGATCTGCTGCACGAACCGGTGCAGACACGAGTCACCGCCGACATCGTGGAGTGGATCCAGGGCGTCGTCGCGGAACCGGTGCGCCCGTGATGTGAGCACGAGAAAGGGGGACCGGTGCGATCGCAAGAACCGGGGGACCTGCGTAGTGATGTCGCGGCCCTGACCCAGGCGGTCGACGACGGTCGACTGTGGATCGACGGCGTGCTCGTCGCCGAGGGCGTGCACGAGCGCTGCGCCCGACGTTACGAACAACTCGCCGACCAGGTGGAGCAACAGATCCGGACGCTGCGCGCGGCCGCGTCGCTGCCCGGATTCGGCGGCTTCGAATCGGGCAACGCGCTGCGCCGCGGCTTCGAGGACAAGGCGGCGCAGGGCGCGGAAAAGCTCCAGGAGTACGCCGACGCCGCCCGGCAGCTGGCGCAGGCGCTGCGCGCGGCCGCCGCTGCCTATACCGACGGCGACGCGGAGATGTCCGCGGTCATCGGTCGCGTCGGCGCGGAGACGGTGGGGGTGGGCCATGCGTAGTCTCAGCGGAAATCAGGCCGCCGCACCGGATCCCGACTACTCGCCGACGGTCGAGGTCTTCGACCAGATGCGCTACGACGAGATCTATCGCGGTGTGCTGCAGATGAATCCGGAGGTGCTGACCGCCGGTCGGCAGGCCTGGCAGAACGCGGCCGCCGGGGTCGGTGACGCGGTCGCGCAGGCGCACGCGGAGATTCGCGGCGCCATCGCCGACGGCTGGCGCGGCAGCGCCGCCCAGCAGGCCGCCGCCGCGATGCAGGCGTTCGAGCAGCTCGGGCAGCACGTGGCCGATGTGATGTCGGCGGTCGCGCAACGGCTCGGGCAGGCCAACGACGCCGCCGAGACGCTGCGCGGTGCGGTGTCGCGGCCGGTGGACGTGGGCGCGGATCTGGAAGCGGCACTGCTGGATCCGAAGCGCGCCACGCTCAACGTCGCCGCCCAGAAGCAGGCCGAGGGCGTGCGCCAGGACGTGGTCCGGGTGATGGACACGGTGTACGCGGGCGCGTTCGTGCCGACCGGCAACGGCGTGCCGGGGTTCCCGCAGGGCGGCATGTACCCCGCGCCCGAAGCGCCCGCGCCCGGTCCCGGCGTCGAGAGCGGTCCGGATGCGACCGATTCGCTCGGCGGTCCGGACGCGGTTGCCACCGGTGGCCCGAATGCGACTGCGCCACAGGCGGCCGACGGCGAGCAGCCGACCGAATCCGAACCAGGCTCCGGTGCGCCGGCCGAGCCGGGTGACCACGCCGTGACTCCGGCCGCGGCCGCGCCCCTCGCACCCGCCGCGGCGACGGCGCCCGCCGCCGCGGCCGCCACCGAGCCCGCGGTGGCACCGGCGTCCGACCGTCCGGCGACGGCTCCGGCGAGCGTCGCGAACACCGTTGCGCCGCAACAGGTCTCGGCCCCGTCCGCCGCGGCTGCGCTCGCGCCGGGCCAGGTTCCGGTGGCGCCGCGCCGGGCCGCCGGGGCGGCGACCAGGGCGCAGAACTCCGACGATCAGCGCAAGCGCGAGGAGCAGGAGCAGCGCCACGAACCGACCTCCGACGCCGTGGGTGGAATGGGCGCCGGTGTGGTCGGCGGTCTCGCGGGCAGCGCGCTGGCCGCCGGTGACGCCGTCCGCTCCGGAACGGGTGTCCCGGTGCCCCCCAAGCGTTCCCAGTACGACGAGGACGACGACGAGGAGTACTACGATTTCGACGAACCGACCTACCTGGAGCCGGCCGAGCCCGGCACCGAGCTGGTAGGTCAGCTCGATCCGACCACGCCGCCGGTGGTCGGCGAATGGGCCGAGGACTACTGACGCCCGGATGAACGAGATCTCGACGACCGCGGCGGGCCGCCGCCGGTGAGATGGACCCTCACCCCGGACCAGTTCGCGCTGGCCTGGGAGCGGACCGACGGCGACCGGATCCCGTATCCGCTGGCGGTGCGGCTGTCCGCCCGTGACAGTGCCGAACGCGCCGCCCAGTTGCCCGCCCTGCGCGAGTGGTGCGACAACACGCTGGACCCGGATCTGGCGGCGGCCCTGCGGGTGCTGTCGCACCCGGCGATCCAGGTGGAGGTGCTCGGCGAGCACGGCCCGCCCGGACAGGTGCAGCCGGTGCGCGTGCTCGGCGCGGTCGCCGGGCAGGTCACGGTGGTCGCCGCGCAGCGCGCCGGAGCCACCCCCGACCGCGGCGGCGACGTCCGGCTGTTCGTCGGAACCCCGAAAGTCCTTGCGGCGCGCGTGGTCTCGGTGCTGCCGGAGAATTCCCCCGGTACCGGGCCGCGGCATACCGCACCCCTGGACCGGGTGCGGGAGGACAGCCGGGATCTCGTGACGGTGCCGGTCGCGGGGCCCACGATCTCGGCGCGGATGCGGCGGCTGCTCCGGCAACCCCGCGACGGTATCGGCCAGATCGTCGTCTCGGCCCGCCGCGCCGACGAGACCATGCGCCCCCTCGGCGTACTCTGCTGGATCGATGTCGCCGGCGACGGCCGCTACACGGTGCGCACCCGCGCCGAGGTCGATATCGTCCCGGTGAACGCCGAGGCATTCGCGGCTCAGCTCCGCCCCTTGATCGCCGCGGCGGAACGATTGGTCGCCGAGCCCGTCGACTGGTGAGCGGTCAGGGAACGCCCGACCGGATGATGTCGATCACCTCGTCGTCGCTGAGTTGATGGAAATCCTCGTAGGCGCCACCGACGCCGCCGAGCACACGGGGCACCAGGGGACAGACGGTGTCGTCGGCGAGCTTGCCGACTCGGTGCAGGGCCTCGGGCGAGGAGACGGGTACCGCCACCGTGATCCGGCGGGGCTCGAGCAGGCGGATGATGCGGCACGCCACCGCGACGGTGGCGCCGGTGGCCATGCCGTCGTCGACGATCACCACCGTACGGTCGCGCGGTGCGACCGGCGGTGCGTGTGCGCGCAGAATCCGTTGGCGCCGTTGCAGTTCCGCGCGCTCCAGGTCCTCGGTCTCGGCCAGCTGGGCCGGTGTCACCTCGGTGTGATCGACCACGTCCTGGTTCAGGACCCGCAGCCCGCCCTCGCCGATCGCGCCCATCGCCAGCTCGGGCTGCCACGGCACGCCCAGTTTGCGCACCAGCAGAATGTCGAGATCGCCGCCGATCACCGCGCGCACCGCGGCCGCGACCGGCACCCCGCCGCGCGGCAGTCCGAGCACCAGCGGGTCCGACGCCCGCAGGTGCAGTAGCGACTCACCCAGCGCGCGACCGGCGGTGGCGCGATCCGGATAGATCATGGCGCACCCAGTCTAGCCGTTCGCCCTGGTCGCTACCCGGGCTCGACGGTGAACCGGCGCAGCGACAGGCTCGGATTCGTGGCTCGGACCTGCTCGAGGTGCGCGAGATCGACTCGGGCGGTGGCGATTCCGGATGTCTCGCCGAGTTCGGCCAGCAACGTGCCCGCCGGGTCCACGATCATCGACGCACCCGCACCGCGCGGCCCGGCCTGATCGGCGGCGGCGACGTAGACGGTGTTCTCGATCGCGCGGGCGCGCAGCAGCGTCGTCCACTGGTCGACCTTGGCCGGGCCCGGAATCCATTGCGCCGCAAGCAGCAACACGTGCGCCCCGGCCGCGGCGACGCGTCGGCAGCCCTCGGGGAAACGCAGGTCGAAACAGGTCTGCAGCCCGAACACCACGCCGTCGACGGTGAAGACCGCCGGATCGGTGATCTCGCCCGGCAGCACCACCTCCGACTCCCGGAAGCCGAAGGCGTCGTACAGATGCACCTTGCGGTACACAGCCGCGAACTCCGCGTCCGGGCCCGCCGCGACGAGCGTGTTGTAGATGTGCTCGGCCGCCCCGCCGCCTGGCGCCTCCGCCACCCCCGCCACCAGGTGCACGCCGAATTCCGCGGCCAGCCCGCGCAAGCTGTCGACCCACGGCCCGGTGATCGGTTCCGCGGCGTCGATCACCCGCCGGTCCAGCCGGGTCACCGCGAACATCGAGTACTCCGGCGCGACCACGACCCGCGCGCCGTGCTCGGCCGCCGCGCGCACCTGCTCGCGCAGCATCGCCAGGTTCGCGTCCTTGTCGGTGTAGGGGGCGAACTGCACCACCGCGACATCGACGGACCGGGCCGGTTCGGCAGCCTCGGCGGGCGCGGTGCCACCGCCGGGTTCCGGCCCGGCGGCGGTCGACGGCCGGGGTGCGCCCATGGCCGTCGCGCCCGAGTAGCTGACGACCACCGATGTCGCGTCACCGGCGGAGTGCGCGGGTGTGCCGGTGATGCCGGGCACGGTCGGCTCGTGCGGTTGCATAGGTCTCACCGTATTGGCCCGAGGGTCGGGGCGGCCACCGCCACGAAGTAAAGTACTGGTCAATGAGCACCTCACCGGTCGACAGTGGTTCCTTCGCCGACGACGAGAGGGACGTAGCCGACCCGTCCTTCGCCGATCTCGGTATCGATGATCGCATTCTGACAGCGATCGCCGACGTCGGCTACGAGTCACCGTCGCCGATCCAGGCGGCGACCATTCCGCCCCTGCTCACCGGCGCCGATGTGGTCGGCCTGGCGCAGACCGGTACCGGCAAGACCGCGGCGTTCGCCATCCCGATCCTGATGGGCCTGGAGAACCGCGGCAAGGCGCCGCAGGCGCTGGTGCTGGCACCCACCCGCGAGCTGGCGATCCAGGTGGCGGAGGCATTCGGCCGCTACTCCGCGCACCTGCCGGGCGTGCACGTGCTGCCGATCTACGGCGGCCAGAACTACGCCGTGCAGCTGTCCGGGCTGCGCCGCGGCGCCCAGGTGGTGGTCGGCACCCCCGGGCGCGTCATCGACCATCTCGAGCGCGGCACGCTGGACCTGTCCCAGCTGCGGTACCTGGTGCTGGACGAGGCCGACGAGATGCTCAAGATGGGTTTCCAGGAGGACGTCGAGCGGATCCTCGCCGACACTCCCGCCGACAAGCAGGTGGCGCTGTTCTCGGCCACCATGCCGGGTGCGATCCGCAAGATCTCCAAGCAGTATCTGAAGGATCCGGTCGAGATCACGGTCAAGGCCAAGACCGCCACCGCGACCAACATCACCCAGCGCTGGGTGCACGTCTCGCACCATCGCAAGCTCGACGCCCTCACGCGCATCCTCGAGGTCGAGCCGTTCGAGGCGATGATCATCTTCGTGCGCACCAAGCAGGCGACCGAGGAACTGGCCGAGAAGCTGCGCGCGCGCGGCTATTCGGCGGCCGCCATCAACGGCGACATCGCGCAGAACCAGCGCGAGCGCACCATCGGGCAGCTCAAGTCGGGCACGCTGGACATCCTGGTCGCCACCGACGTGGCCGCCCGCGGCCTGGACGTCGATCGCATCTCGCACGTGGTCAACTACGACATCCCGCACGACACCGAGTCCTACGTGCACCGCATCGGCCGCACCGGTCGGGCCGGGCGCAGCGGCGCGGCGCTGCTGTTCGTCGCGCCGCGCGAGCGCCGCCTACTGGACGCGATCGAGCGAGCCACCCGCCAGCCGCTGACCGAGATGCGGCTGCCGAGCGTGGAGGACGTCAACGCGCAGCGGGTGGTGAAGTTCCACGACGCCATCACCGA from Nocardia wallacei carries:
- a CDS encoding phosphoribosyltransferase, which encodes MIYPDRATAGRALGESLLHLRASDPLVLGLPRGGVPVAAAVRAVIGGDLDILLVRKLGVPWQPELAMGAIGEGGLRVLNQDVVDHTEVTPAQLAETEDLERAELQRRQRILRAHAPPVAPRDRTVVIVDDGMATGATVAVACRIIRLLEPRRITVAVPVSSPEALHRVGKLADDTVCPLVPRVLGGVGGAYEDFHQLSDDEVIDIIRSGVP
- a CDS encoding carbon-nitrogen hydrolase family protein, which encodes MQPHEPTVPGITGTPAHSAGDATSVVVSYSGATAMGAPRPSTAAGPEPGGGTAPAEAAEPARSVDVAVVQFAPYTDKDANLAMLREQVRAAAEHGARVVVAPEYSMFAVTRLDRRVIDAAEPITGPWVDSLRGLAAEFGVHLVAGVAEAPGGGAAEHIYNTLVAAGPDAEFAAVYRKVHLYDAFGFRESEVVLPGEITDPAVFTVDGVVFGLQTCFDLRFPEGCRRVAAAGAHVLLLAAQWIPGPAKVDQWTTLLRARAIENTVYVAAADQAGPRGAGASMIVDPAGTLLAELGETSGIATARVDLAHLEQVRATNPSLSLRRFTVEPG
- a CDS encoding PPE domain-containing protein; amino-acid sequence: MRSLSGNQAAAPDPDYSPTVEVFDQMRYDEIYRGVLQMNPEVLTAGRQAWQNAAAGVGDAVAQAHAEIRGAIADGWRGSAAQQAAAAMQAFEQLGQHVADVMSAVAQRLGQANDAAETLRGAVSRPVDVGADLEAALLDPKRATLNVAAQKQAEGVRQDVVRVMDTVYAGAFVPTGNGVPGFPQGGMYPAPEAPAPGPGVESGPDATDSLGGPDAVATGGPNATAPQAADGEQPTESEPGSGAPAEPGDHAVTPAAAAPLAPAAATAPAAAAATEPAVAPASDRPATAPASVANTVAPQQVSAPSAAAALAPGQVPVAPRRAAGAATRAQNSDDQRKREEQEQRHEPTSDAVGGMGAGVVGGLAGSALAAGDAVRSGTGVPVPPKRSQYDEDDDEEYYDFDEPTYLEPAEPGTELVGQLDPTTPPVVGEWAEDY
- a CDS encoding alpha/beta hydrolase, with product MPFFDGARGRLHYRRWVVERPRAVLALLPGTGQHSGHYHRFARGLAAASIEAWALDVPGQGLSEGDPRAPGTPAELAPDAHAFVTLVRSGRPGTPLILAGHSLGAATALTALPDCAGLVLSGTPRRAIESGPVLPPSLPVLLLHGADDRRAPIDPIRDWTRRAQSVGLRLREYADAGHDLLHEPVQTRVTADIVEWIQGVVAEPVRP
- a CDS encoding DEAD/DEAH box helicase, which encodes MSTSPVDSGSFADDERDVADPSFADLGIDDRILTAIADVGYESPSPIQAATIPPLLTGADVVGLAQTGTGKTAAFAIPILMGLENRGKAPQALVLAPTRELAIQVAEAFGRYSAHLPGVHVLPIYGGQNYAVQLSGLRRGAQVVVGTPGRVIDHLERGTLDLSQLRYLVLDEADEMLKMGFQEDVERILADTPADKQVALFSATMPGAIRKISKQYLKDPVEITVKAKTATATNITQRWVHVSHHRKLDALTRILEVEPFEAMIIFVRTKQATEELAEKLRARGYSAAAINGDIAQNQRERTIGQLKSGTLDILVATDVAARGLDVDRISHVVNYDIPHDTESYVHRIGRTGRAGRSGAALLFVAPRERRLLDAIERATRQPLTEMRLPSVEDVNAQRVVKFHDAITENLASPNLALFRKLIEDYEAEHNIPLADIAAALAVGGHDGENFFMEPEPEPERRERTPRKFDERERRREPGATSHHRATGAEMATYRIAVGKRHRVVPGAIVGAIANEGGLRRSDFGHISIRPDHSLVELPADLPPETLDALRRTRISGVLIQLQPDQGPPGQRTLGRGPRRPDRRPDRRKPRS
- a CDS encoding ESX secretion-associated protein EspG, with product MRWTLTPDQFALAWERTDGDRIPYPLAVRLSARDSAERAAQLPALREWCDNTLDPDLAAALRVLSHPAIQVEVLGEHGPPGQVQPVRVLGAVAGQVTVVAAQRAGATPDRGGDVRLFVGTPKVLAARVVSVLPENSPGTGPRHTAPLDRVREDSRDLVTVPVAGPTISARMRRLLRQPRDGIGQIVVSARRADETMRPLGVLCWIDVAGDGRYTVRTRAEVDIVPVNAEAFAAQLRPLIAAAERLVAEPVDW